A window of the Thalassophryne amazonica chromosome 11, fThaAma1.1, whole genome shotgun sequence genome harbors these coding sequences:
- the LOC117520020 gene encoding BTB/POZ domain-containing protein KCTD12-like, translated as MALPDSGIGGEEVPFPEIIELNVGGQVYITRYSTLTSVPDSLLWEMFSRKSTKGLARDTKGRFFVDRDGFLFRYILDYMRDQQLVLPDHFPERGRLQREAEFFNLPELVKQLAPKISKQNSLGDEGCQSDPEDSSPGIDTARNLGSLGAAACASLVPGALDGKRSGFITIGYRGSYTLGRDSHTDAKFRRVARIMVCGKTSLAKEVFGETLNESRDPDRPPERYTSRYYLKFTFLEQAFDKLADAGFHMVACNSTGTCAFAHEQTDDKIWTSYTEYVFYRE; from the coding sequence ATGGCTTTACCCGACAGTGGCATAGGTGGGGAGGAAGTGCCCTTCCCAGAGATCATAGAGCTCAATGTTGGGGGTCAGGTGTACATAACCCGCTATTCCACCCTCACAAGTGTGCCAGACTCCCTGCTGTGGGAGATGTTCAGTCGGAAGTCCACCAAAGGTCTGGCGAGGGACACCAAGGGGAGATTCTTTGTGGACCGTGACGGATTCCTGTTCCGTTACATCCTGGACTACATGCGAGACCAGCAGCTGGTTCTCCCTGACCATTTCCCAGAGCGCGGCCGTCTGCAGAGGGAGGCTGAGTTCTTCAACCTACCTGAGCTCGTGAAGCAACTGGCGCCAAAAATCAGCAAGCAGAACTCCTTGGGTGACGAGGGATGTCAGAGTGACCCAGAGGACTCCTCACCGGGGATTGATACAGCCCGTAACCTTGGCTCCTTGGGCGCTGCTGCCTGTGCCAGCCTGGTACCAGGTGCTCTGGATGGCAAACGGTCTGGCTTCATCACAATTGGCTATCGGGGTTCATACACGCTAGGCCGTGATAGCCATACCGACGCCAAATTCCGCCGGGTGGCGCGGATCATGGTGTGTGGGAAGACCTCCCTGGCCAAAGAGGTGTTTGGTGAGACGCTGAATGAGAGCCGCGACCCCGACCGACCCCCGGAGCGCTACACATCCCGCTACTATCTCAAGTTCACGTTTCTGGAGCAGGCTTTTGACAAGCTGGCAGATGCAGGTTTCCACATGGTGGCGTGTAATTCTACGGGAACCTGCGCCTTCGCCCATGAGCAGACGGATGACAAGATCTGGACCAGCTACACTGAATATGTGTTCTACCGTGAGTGA